Genomic segment of Mucilaginibacter sabulilitoris:
TTTCATATTTTCTGTACTTGCCCAGCCATTTACCCAGGGATACCAGCAAGGGAAAATAAGTAGCCTGTATAAAACCGGGGATCTCTGTCATGCGAAATTCCGACCGGTACCTTCGCATCAGAAAGGCGATGTCGAACATGCTCGGTTTATAGTTACCCGCATAAACAGCCTTGTGTATTTCAGATAACAAAAAGACAAAACTGTCGACCGGGGTCACCCAGCCGTCGTAATGCAGTGTATCTTCGCCGGCATTCCAGAATTTGTGAGTGACACCGGCTTCCCACAATACGGTTTCACCAGCGGTGATGAACCGCTCGGGTTTACCCGGCTCTTTAATGCCCATCGTACCCGAGATGACCCTCAGATATTCGTCCTGCTTAATATGTACGTGCTCAGGCGGTCCGCCCTTAGGTGGCGTCTTGCCTTCTACAGCGACCACCGGCCGGCCCTGATCGTCGGTGAAATAACGTTGGAAGATGATGTAATCATCCGGTTTATAATGTACTGCCAAAGGCAGCTCTATACGATCCTTTGCGATTTGCATAATTTTTATATTTTTGACACTGTCAAAACTAAATACAAAACTTGACAATGTCAAATAAAATATCAACCCGCGAAACGATCGTCAATAAGGCTTTGGAGATGTATAATGCTTATGGCGTAGAATATGTCGGCGTGCGAGAACTGGCCAAAGAACTGAACACAAAAGGCGGGAATATCACTTATTATTTCCCAACTAAAAATGACCTGTTACAGGAACTGGCTGAGCGACTGACGGCCTCGAACAGCGAAATACTCCAACGGTCCAAAGCTCCTGGCCTGTACGGTTTCATGGAAATGAACAAAGCCCTTTATTTTAACCAGTATCAGTACCGGGCATTTTTCCTCAGCCTGCCTTTATGGCTGCAACAGAATATCGCCTTTGCAAAAAAATACAGGGAGGGGTTGATCACCCGGCGAAAATTATTCACCCAGGAATTGGAAACACTGGTTAACGAAGGTTATTTGCTGTCGCTTTCGGCGAAGGATATGGAGCCCGTATTAGGTGCATTATCCGCCACGGGTCGCCTGTGGATCTGCGAGGCCACCATCGACGGATTGATCGATCAGGAAGAAAAGGCCGTACATACCTACTTGCGCAGAATGGCTGGACTGCTGCAATTGATTGCTACAGAAGAAGGCAAGGCAGACCTTCAGAAATTTTTGAAAACCTTCAAATAGAACTTACCTGTTCCTGTCACCTACTTATAAACCATTGGACCGGATAACCAGGGAGGTGATGAAAGAACAGTCATTCGCGCCTTCGTCGCTGTTTTTCAAGCGCCTCGCCAATGGTGCGATAGCCGGTCCCCGTATCAGGATCGAAAAGATGACGATCATATAAGTGAATCGCGCTCCGGCAAACCAAATCACTGCCCGTTCGTTTCTGAAATAGGAAACAAGCAGGCGTTATCCGCAATATTAAATAACAACATCTGATGATCAGGAAATTAAAATCAGGACAATACCGCATCTATTCCAGGAAAGTAGACCCCGAAACTCATAAACGGAAAAACCTGGGCACCTTCGATTCCAAGGAAGCCGCGCAAAAGCATGAAAAGGAAATACAGTATTTTAAGCAGCATTAATCCGGATTCGGATCAAACGGCAAAGAAGCCAATCACGCTTAGATCCGGCAACTTTAAATGACAGACCGCAAAACCGGTACAGGCATCTGTTTGCCGCTCCAGTACAACTGCCCCCAAATCCAGGGCAGTGCTAACAGCCGAATCCAGATCCTCCACCCGCCAGCTGATCACCGGCTGTGGTGCTTCCGTCAGGTACGCCGGCGGCTGCACCCCCGCATTGCAAAGCTGCAGCACAATGCCCGGCGCAATCTGGTACGCACACGAACCAGGTTCTGTATAGACCTCCGCGCCGCCGAACAGCGAACGCAAAAGCGCCGGCATCGGGTCGCGGGTGCCGGCGCTGTAATGCGTAATAAACAGATGAACTGTTTCCTTAACCATAGCGATCTTAGATCTGCGCCAACCCCCCGTCAACGAACAGTTCGATACCGGTGATATAACTCGAATCCGCCGAAGCCAGGAATAAAGCGGTGGAAGCGATCTCTTCAGATTCACCAAAGCGCCCCATCGGTATCTTGGATGTGAAAATGTCCCTGGTTTCCTGCGGTACCCCATCAAATGTCGCGGTATCGATCGAACCAGGGCTGATCACGTTCACCCGGATCTTGCGCGGTTGTAATTCTAACGTCCAGGTGCGGGCGAAAGAACGGAGGGCCGCTTTGCTGGCGCTGTAAACACCCATACCCGGCAAACCTTTCATACTGGCAATTGAACCTGTCATGATGATAGATGCGCCATCGTTCAGCAAAGGCAGGGCTTTTTGTACGGTGAACAACGTACCTTTGACATTGACATCGAACACGCGGTCATATTCTTCCGGCGAAATAGTTGCAACAGGTTCATTCCAGTGACCGATGCCCGCGCTCGCATATAACACATCAATGCGGCCATGCGCCTGTTTAACGGTCTCGAACAAGCGGTCCAGATCGGCTAAATTGCCGGTATCACCTTGTACTCCGGTCACATTGCTGCCGATATCTGCTACAGCAGCATCCAACTGCTCCTGGCGACGGCCGGTGATATATACATAAGCGCCTTGGGCTACAAATAATTTGGCGGTGGCTAAAGCCATCCCGCTGGTTGCGCCAGTAATTACGGCGACTTTGTTTTCTAATTTACGTGACATGTTTTTTGCTTTTGTTATGAAGCAAAATTGCTACGAAAAGCAGCCTCGGAACGATGAGGTTTGTCAAGAAAACAATTGACAAATGTCAATCAAAACGCATTAGCGCTTATTACGCAGCCGGCTCAGGGTTTCCGGTTTGATGCCCAGGTAAGATGCGATCATCCCTTGCGGCGCGCGCAGCGCAAAGTCAGGATAACGCCGCACAAAATTTTGATATTTTTCTTCCGCCGTACTGCTGATAGCTTCGTGGATGCGGTTCTGCGAAGTAATAAAACTCTTATTCAGGATATCATTGATCATTTTGCTGAATACCGGCAATTTTTCCATCAGCATATCCATGTCCGCTTTGTTCCACAGCAACATTTCCGAATCTTCAATCGCATCGATATTAAACCGGCTCGAGGTCTCCGTCAGCAGGCTTTCGCGGTCGCTGATCCACCATTCCTCTTTGGCAAAACGGGTAATGTGCTCATTGCCTTTATTATCTACCGAATAAGTCCGCATCAGACCTTTCGTGATAAAGCAATGGTATTTGCAGACATCGCCTTCCTGAAGCAGGTACTGGCGCTTGCGTAGTTTTTTCACGCGCGCAACGGATTCCAGTAACGCGAATTCGTCATCGCTCACCGCAGCATGGCGCAGGACATAGGCTTTAAATATTTCAAACACGGCGCTAATTTAGTAAAACCGCAGATTTTTCTTCCATATCTTCTCTTTACCTGCTGATGACCAATGGAATCTTCAATCCGCTAAGTTTGACTGGCATCAACTGAAAGGACATATTATAAATTTCAACCATATTTTGTTTAACCACATCATTCGGTATTTTTGAAGGAATGACGCGCTACGAATTCAACATCCTCACTGACTACCATAAGGCCAATGCAATCTGGCAGGGCGGCTTCCTAGCAGACCGTAGGGAGGACGGCTCACAGGCACAACTATATGCCGTAGACAATTTTTACGTAGCGCTATTTTATGACGCGCGGGAAAACAAACAGATAAACCCCGGCCAGTTTGTTCAAATTCAGAAAATTTTATAGATCATATCGATTCCTTTTCTATTGTAAAAACCTGAATATGATTACCAGCAAAATATATTTTAATCCGTTTCTTAAATGTTTTAAAGCATTTGAAAGCTGGTTTTCTACGGTGCGCCTTGAAATTTGCAGGCGATCCGCAATTTCGGCAATCGACAGGTTTTCCTTACGGCTCATAGTATAAATTTCACGGCAACGTTTGGGGAGGTCATTTAGCAGGTGGTCAACTTCTAAATCCAATTCACTTTTATAAAGGGCGGTTTCTCCAAAATTAACCGCGACATGCGGGTTGCTTAAATCAGCGTTATCTTCGGTATACTCATAGTTTTCCACGTAATTGATCGGAATTGCTTTTAATATTTGTTTTTTTCTGATGCCATGATAGCTGGCTGCTGTAATTACGTAGCTTTTAAATGATTTAATATGCAATTCGTGCCGTTTCTTCCAGATATTCAGGAAAACATCATGAGTAATTTCAAGGCAGGTTTCCTGATCCTTTACATACCTGAAGGCCATAGTATATACTTTTGACCAGTGGCGCTCAAATAATTGATTAAACGCCTTTTCGTCATTGATAATAATAGCTTCTAATAATTCGGAATCTGTTAAATTATTTTTAAGCATACATTGGTTTGCATAAAGCTATATATTAAAAATTAGTAAGTGAAACTTTTATTAACACACATTTAACTTTGCCCCACACTCCGGCTATTTTTCAGGCATCCTTGGCCTCATTTCAGAAATATTCAAAATATTTCAACTTTTTTATGTGCGTGGCAAGTGAAAATTGTATCAGATACTTATATAAACCAATTATATAAAGTATTGCCTCATGACGGAAAATGAATATTTGGCGCTCTGCGAGAAATATCTGAATGGCCATTGTACACCCGGGGAAGAAGCTCGTTTACAACAGTACCAGAATGAGTTTGGCATGGCAGAAGAGCAGTGGAGCGATAGTGATATGGGCGACCAGGAGCATATGAAGCGCTTACTTTACAGCAGGCTACAGCAAAGTATGAAAGTGCGGCCTAAGCCTGATGTTCGTAAACTTACCTGGAAATATGCCGCTGCTGCATCTGTACTCATATTTCTATGTGTAGGAATATATATCAGCAACAGATCATCCGGTAGCCGTAACCCTTCTGAAAAAAAATCAACAGTTTTCAAAAATGATATAAGACCTGGGTCAAATAAAGCGGTACTCACGCTTGCCGACGGTAGCCATATCGTACTTGATAATGCCAAAAAAGGGGTGTTGACCAGACAAGGCGGTACTGCGGTGACCAAATCGGCCAATGGTCTTATCGTTTATAATTTCAATAAAACAGTTACCCAGCCGCAGGCGGCTAACCACTTAAATACCATTACCATTCCGCGTGGAGGTAAATACCAGATCGTGCTGCCCGATGGCACTAACGTTTGGCTCAATTCATCATCAACGCTAACATTTCCGACATCTTTTGCGGGAGCAGAACGGGATGTACAACTAACCGGTGAAGCTTATTTTGAAGTTGCCAAGAAGAAGCGTATGCCATTTAAAGTAATGCTCAACAATAACACCGAAGTAAAGGTTTTAGGCACCCATTTTAACATTATGGCTTATGATGATGAACCTGAGGTAAGAACAACGCTGTTGGAAGGCTCTGTTAAATTAACCAATAAACAGGGCAATGTATTACTCGCTCCCGGGCAGCAGGGTGTTATTGAAAGAAAAGACAATGCAGCCTTCAGGGTCCGTGATGTTAATACAGCGCAGGACATAGCCTGGAAAAACGGAAGCTTCATGTTTGTTAATGATGATATCCGGAGCATTATGAAACGAGTATCCAGGTGGTATAATGTAGATATCGAATATACCAGCAATATTACCGACCGCACCTTTACCGGCACCATTTCACAGTTTGAAAATATAACAGAGGTACTCAAGTTGTTGCAACTTACCGGTGCTGTTCATTTTAAAATAGAAGAAAGGAGGATTCTCGTCATGCAATAAAAATTACTACATCTTCAACCCAATAATGGTATAACATAAAAAAACCAGAAGCGTTCCGAGGCGCTCCTGGATAATGTCGGGTTATCCATTTACATCTGATGAGAGAATCAATTTATAAACCCAAACTATTCAAAGATATGAATTTTCGACTTCTAATTAAATTTAGGAAGGTCTCCTGTATTCCTGCTATAAGGTTCCTAATCATGGTAAAAACGATCTTATTCTTAGTGTTTGTTTCTTTTCAGGCAACAGCTTCCATGTATGGTCAAACAGTAAGCCTCAATGTGAAAAATGAATCATTACACAAAGTACTCCTCCGGATACAAAAGCAAAGCGGATACAATGTACTGTTTAATGACCAAATGTTAAAAAACACTGTTCCGGTAAACGTATCGCTATCAGGCGTACCCATTGAATATGCATTGAAAGAATGCTTTAAAGGCCAGCCGGTGACTTATGTGATAGAAGCCCGCACCGTAGTGGTGCAAACAAAGCCAGCATCAGTGATCGCCTCTGAAAGAAACGACATTACAATAACTGGTATAGTTACGGACGAAAAAGGAGTCACGCTACCTGGTGTGAGTGTAAAACTTAAAGGAACCACAAGTGGTGTGGTTACGGACGGCGCCGGGAAATTTTCTATACGCGGGCCGGGAAATGGTACGCTTGTATTTTCCTTTATAGGTTTTATAAGCCAGGAAATCGCCATCAATAACAGAATCGCTTTTACAATAAAACTGGTTGAAGAAAATAAAGCCCTTAATGAGGTGGTGGTAATTGGATATGGGACGGCCAAACGGAAAGACCTCACCGGTGCAGTTTCTTCGATTGATAACAAAACTATCAAAGATTTAGCGGTTACACGCGTTGATCAGGCCCTATCCGGCAAAATAGCGGGGGTACAGGTTAAAACGACATCTGGTGAGCCGGGTGCGGCACCGCAGGTGAGAATACGCGGTATCAGCAGTATCTCCGCCGGATCAGGTCCTTTATATGTGGTAGATGGCTTTCCCATAGACAATATTCAAACCCTCAACCCAAATGATATCGAAAGTCTCGACATTTTAAAAGATGCATCGGCCACTGCTATTTATGGTTCGCGCGGTTCAAATGGTGTTATCATTATTAACACCAAACGGGGGAAATCAGGTAAAGCAACCATTGCCCTTGATTCCTATTATGGTTATCAGAGTGTATTGAGGGTTCCGCAGCTTAAAAATTCCATAGAGGAGGCAAACTATTATTACGATGGTATCAAAAATCAAAATATTGATGCCGGTAATGATATTTCCGGCCCGCCCAACGCCTGGAAAGTAGTTGTCCCGCAGGATATTCTGGATGTGTTAAGCGGTAAAAACAAGATTGACGAAAATGCGCTTGACGCGATTTTACGGACCGCCCCGCAAAAGCAATATCAGCTTGCTGCTTCCGGTGGCACCGAAGGTGTAAGGTATTACCTAAGCGGTGAGTTTCTTGATCAGGATGGCCTGGTTAAAAATAGCTGGTTTAAAAGATATAATGTAAGGGCTAACATTGATGCCAACCTATCAAAAAAGCTTACGGTGAAAGTAAATTTAAATCCCTCCTATGCAGAAAAAAGCTCACTTCCGGTAACAGGTACAGGTCCTAATGCTACTGATGTTTCGGGCAGTATAGTAAGCGCCGTAGCGGTTAACCCGTTTTATCCCTTGTTAGATGCTAATGGCAATTACACTATTTTCCGTGGTCTGGCCGCCAATGGTGATTTTCAGAACCCCTTAGCCGTAGTAAATGAAACCATTGCCAACACCAAAACATTTGGCTTTGTAGGTAACGTGAATGCCAGCTATAAAATCATTGATGGCCTTAACCTCAATATATTATTAGGCGGTAATATATCTACTATTAAAGACATGACCTTTAAACCGCAGTTGCCCGTTTTTTTTAACAACCCGGCATACGGTACAGACGCGCAAAACCTTGATGTAAATTGGCTTTCGGAATATACACTGAATTACACCAAAACTATGGGGAAGCATAATATATCGGCTGTGGGTGGTTTTACAGCTCAAAAGGATGTGTTTTCTACCAACAGTATGAACAGCAATAAGTTTCCTAACAACCTTGTGCCCACACTTAGCGCAACCAGCGGCCAGATCACCTACGGAACTTCAACAAAGTCTGAATGGTCGTTGCTGTCATACCTGGCCAGAATTAATTATAATTATGCGGGCAAATACTACCTAACAGCATCTATCCGTACTGATGGCTCGTCCCGTTTTGGATCCGAGAAAAAATATGGTCTGTTTCCATCGGCAGCGCTGGCATGGCGTATATCGCAGGAAGATTTTTTAAAGGATGTAAGCTTTTTAAGCGATCTGAAGATCCGTACCAGTTATGGTAAAACAGGCAATAACAACATTGGCAATTATCAGCAATACGCGCTCATTAATTATCAGTCCTATCCGTTTGCGAATGCTGCCGTTGGCGGTTATTCACCCGGGCAATTAGCCAATCCTGCGCTTACCTGGGAAACCCAGCAGTCATTCAATACAGGTGTTGACATCAGCTTGTTTGACCGGAGAATAAATCTATCAGCCGATTACTTTCACTCTGTTAACAGTAATTTGCTGCTGAACGTAAATGTGCCTGCGGTAACCGGGTTCAGTACCGCGCTGCAAAATATTGGGGAAGTTAAAAACAAAGGATGGGAATTTGTTTTAAGTACCGATAACTTCAGGGGCAAATTCACATGGTCAACAGATTTTAATATCTCTACCTATAAAAATAAAGTAACCAAACTCGGTCCGCAGGGTGATCCTATCTATTCCGGCACCAACGTCACCATGATCGGGCAGCCTATAGGTATGTTTTATGGCTATGTAACCGATGGCATATTTAAAAACCAGGCCGATATTGATAAAGGCCCGATTTACAATCCGGGTGCGGCTGACCATTCAAGGCCCGGTGATATTCGCTTTAAAGATATCAGTGGGCCAAACGGAACTCCCGATGGTGTGATCAACAGTTTTGATAAAACGATCATGGGTTCACCATACCCCAATTTCTACTACGGCATGACCAATAGATTTAGTTATGCGCGTATAAGTTTAAGCGTAAATGTGCAGGGTGTACACGGCAATCAGATCTACGATCTTTCAAGAGGATCGGGAAACAGTACCCGCGGCCGTTACAGGGGTTACACCTTCACCAATAACTATTGGAAATCTGCTGATGATCCGGGAGATGGTAAAACACCAAGACCTAATAACTCACCAACCGGTGGAGTACGCGAAAACAGCCAGGCATTTTTAGATGCTGGATCTTATTTGCGTGTAAACAATATTACTGTGGGTTATCAGCTACCGGATCAGTTTGTGCAAAAAATAGGTATCAGTGCGCTCCGGTTTTACTTTACGGCTACCAATCCTTTTATCGTAACAAAAAACACCGCGTTTAATCCCGACGTAAGTACCAGTGCCGATGCGCTTACGCCAGGTTTGGAGGCTAATGATTATCCCATAGCCAAAAGCTTTGTTTTAGGACTAAACTTATCATTTTAACAGTAATCATTATGAAAAAGATAATCAGCATACTTGCCCTAAGCATTGTGTTTATGGCATCATGTAAAAAGAGTTTTATTGAATTAACACCGCCATCATCGGTTAGCGTTGACGCCGTTTATAAAACCGACAAAGATTTTCAGGATGCTACCACAGGTGTTTACAGTACCTATGAAGACCAGTATCAGAACTTTTGGATGTTTGGCGATGTACGTGGCGACGACTCCTGGCAGCAGGTAATAAAAAACTCACCCTGGTATTTTGTTGATGTTTTTACCACCAACAGCTCAGATGGGCTTATGAGCAGCACCTGGCTTAATTACTACAAGATCATTTACGGTTCGAATACCATCCTTTCTAAAATTGCAGCAACAGACTCTGCTGTGGTAACCAATAAACAGCGTTATATGGCAGAGGCACACTTTCTGCGTGCGCTTGCCTATTTTGACCTGGTTAGAATATTTGGCGATGTGCCTATGATCACCAAACCGGTAACCATTGAAGAATCATATAAAATTGGCCGCGAAAAGGTAGATGACATTTATAATAAGGTAATTATTCCTGATCTGATTGCTGCTGAAGCGGCGTTGCCCCAAAAATATACAGGGCCTGACATCGGACGGGCTACCAAAGGGGCGGCCAGCGCATTATTAGGCAAAGTATATTTATACCGAAAGGATTTTGCAAACGCTGAGAAAAAGTTTCAGGAGGTAACCACTATGGGCTACGCCTTACTACCCAATTATAATGACCTGTTTGACTATACCAAGGATGAGCATCACAGCGAATATATATTTGACATTGAGTATGAGCAAGGCATTGGCCGCGGCAGTATTTTTACCAACCAGTTTATGCCAAACTCGGGGCCAATGGCTACATTTTTTGGTGTTAACGGCACGCTGCAGGAAACCAATTCGCCCACGCAAAAATTAATGGATGCTTTTGACCCGAACGACAAGCGGAAAGATATTACGGTAGGTGTAGCAGGAGGTTTTTACAACGGCAACCACGATTTTATTACCCTGCCGCCACAAACTTCACAAACTTATACTAAAAAGTACCTTACGCCTGTGCAAACGGGTAACGACAGCCGTGCCAACTGGAAGGTAATAAGATATGGCGATGTGCTCCTGATGTATGCCGAGGCGCTGAATGAAAATGGCAAGACCGCCGAAGCGCTTCAATACCTTAACCAGATACGGACAAGGGCGGGACTGGCTGGCTATAGTAGCCTGTCTCCAGCTGATACTCGTGAAAAAATTTACCTCGAACGCCGTTTTGAACTTTCGTTTGAAGGTCAGCGTTGGTTTGATCTTGTACGGACAGGCCGTGCCTACGATACCATGAAGGCGACCGATATGCAACCGTATATGACTGTTTTTCCTATTCCGCTTACACAAATACAGCTCATGAATAACCCATCCATATTTCCTCAAAATGCGGGTTATGGACAGTAAGCATTTCATGACTTTATCAATTAATAAATTATCCATCGACCTTTAAATTATCAACTTATATGTCAGATCATTCAGCATTTACAGATACAGGCGACAGCAGACGGTCGTTCCTGAAAAAAAGCATGCTTGCCAGCGCATTGCTGGCTACAGCCGATTTGGTATCCTTTGCATCACCTAAAAACGATGCTCAACCGGAAGCAGCTGCAGAAAAGCTACCATGGTACAAGGAACTCACCCGCTGGGGGCAGGTAAACATATCAGAAAAAGACCCCGCGCATTATGATATTGCCTGGTGGCGTAAATACTGGAAACGTACCAGCATACAGGGTATTGTAGTAAATGCAGGAGGCATAGTTGCCTATTATCCCAGCAAGGTTCCGCTCCATCACCCGGCAGAATACCTTAAGGGCGGAGACCTTTTCGGCGACTTATGCCGCGCGGCGCATGAAGATGGCATTGCCGTATTTGCCCGCATGGACTCCAACCGTGCATACGAGGAGGTTTACAAAGCCCATCCCGACTGGTTTTGTGTAGATATTGACGGTAAACCTATTAAAGCAGGCGAACTTTATATTACCTGCGTAAACGGGCCTTATTATAACCAACATATACCCGCCATTCTGCGCGAAATATACACGCTATATAAACCCGAAGGCTTTACCGATAACAGCTGGAGCGGTTTGGGCCGCGAAACCATTTGCTATTGCGACAACTGCAAAAAGAGTTTCCGTGACAAAACCAGGAACGATATTCCCAAATCCAAAAACTGGGAAGATAAAGTTTACAAACAATGGATCCGCTGGAATTACGACCGCAGACTGGAAATATGGGACCTGAACAACCGGACTACCAAAGAGGTAGGCGGACCGGATTGCACGTGGTCTGGAATGAACAGTGGTTCCATCAGCGGACAAAGCAGGAGTTTTAGGGATTTTAAAGAAATCTGTAAACGCGCGGATATCATTATGTTGGATGATCAGTCGCGGTCAAATGCCGCCGGCTTTCAGCATAATGGCATTAATGGCAAACTGATACACGGCCTTTTGGGCTGGGATAAACTGGTGCCCGAAAGCATGGCCATGTACCAGGCAGGCAGGCCATGGTACCGGCTGGCCTGTAAACCACCCGAAGAAGCACGCATGTGGTCAATAAATGGTATGGCCGGCGGTATACAACCCTGGTGGCACATCCTGGCCGCCTCTCATGACGACCGGCGGATGTACAGTACCTTTGTTCCGCTTTTCAACTGGCACAAAGCCAATCAGCAATACCTTATTAACCGTAAGCCTGTTGCCCGGGTTGGCGTGGTATGGTCACAGGAAAATGCAGATTATTATGGTAAGGATAATTCCGATGCGCTTGTAGAGTTGCCTATCATGGGCATGACACAGGCGTTGTTAAAAGGCCGGATTCCCTACCTGATGGTTCATGCTGATCATATTGAACGCGATGCCGCCCAGTTTGATGTACTGGTGCTGCCAAATCTCGCCGTAATGTCTGACAAACAGGTTGCTGCTGTAAAGGCCTTTGTTGAACGAGGAGGTAGTTTAATTGCAAGCGGCGAAACCAGCTTGTATAATGAATGGGGCGAGAAACGCGATGATTATGCGCTTGGCGACCTATTTTGCGCACATATCAAATCGGGGGAATCAATTAAGCCTCCGAAAGAAAGATTTTCGGGTGATGCCTATCATACTTACCTCCGTTTGCTGCCTGAAATGCGCAAAGGTGTAGACGGTCCATCCTCGGGCACAGAGCCGGCCTTGAGCGGAAAACGCCATGAAATATTTAAGGGCTATGACGAAACTGATATTATCCCTTTTGGCGGTTTGTTAAGTCCGCTGAAATTGGATCAAGGTGCAGAAGCAGTGCTTACATTTATTCCGCAGTTCCCCGTTTACCCACCTGAAACAGCATGGATGCGCGTACCTAAAACAGATATTCCGGGATTGATCATTAATACCGGTAAAAAAGGTAACCGCGTTGCTTTCATCCCTGCTGATATTGACAAACAATATGGCAGAGACAATTTGCCGGATCATGGCAATTTACTGGCAAACATTGTGAGGTGGGCCGCGAAAGGCGAAGTTGGACTTAACGTTACCGGGGCGGGTATGGTAGATTGCCATTTGTATAAACAGGCTGGGCGTATGATTTTGCATATCGTTAACCTGTCAAACGCTGCCACATGGCGCCAGCCGGTTGATGAGTTAACGGGAATAGGTCCTTTAAAGGTACAGGTAAAATTAGCCGACGGCGTTAAAGGAAAAACGGTTCGTTCTATTGTAACCAACCAGCCTGTTATTGCCCGGGCAGAAAACGGATATTGCTATTTTGAGATAAAAACAGTGCTTAATCATGAGGTCATTGTGTTAGGCTAAGTGCCTGTTTTTTTCAGATCCGTATGATGGGTCAATTACCTCATCATACGGTTTGCCATCTTTTACTAAATTATAATATGAAACAAAAAATAAAACTATTAGTAGCCGTACTTTTTCTATTATTTGCTGCACCTGTGTTTGCCCGGCAACAACCCGATCCGGCAAAATGGTCTGATAAACAGGTTGCTGTCTGGTTTGCTAAAAGCAACTGGTATAAACAAACAGGACTAAAGCCTGACATTTCCATTAATAAAAGGGAATTTGCCATTAGGTATTATAAAAACAAATCTTTGTGGGATAAGGCATTCGCATTTCTGCTCGATGCTGATCTGACAGCTTTAAAACCGGGTGTATATGAACTCCAGGGAAAAGATCTTTTTGTAAAGGTTACCGATTATCAAACCAAAAGTGCGGAGTCCATTCCCTTTGAATCGCACAGTAAGTATTCAGATATCCATACGGTGGTTTCAGGAATGGAATATATTGGTGAATCTGTTCCATCAGTTGCTACCATAAAAACGCCTTATAATGAAGAAAAAGATATTGCTTATTACACTGTAAGAAAAAGCCGCAACCTATTGGGCGTACCCGGCAAATTCTTCCTGTTATTTCCTGATAACTT
This window contains:
- a CDS encoding VOC family protein, with protein sequence MVKETVHLFITHYSAGTRDPMPALLRSLFGGAEVYTEPGSCAYQIAPGIVLQLCNAGVQPPAYLTEAPQPVISWRVEDLDSAVSTALDLGAVVLERQTDACTGFAVCHLKLPDLSVIGFFAV
- a CDS encoding TetR/AcrR family transcriptional regulator, with the translated sequence MSNKISTRETIVNKALEMYNAYGVEYVGVRELAKELNTKGGNITYYFPTKNDLLQELAERLTASNSEILQRSKAPGLYGFMEMNKALYFNQYQYRAFFLSLPLWLQQNIAFAKKYREGLITRRKLFTQELETLVNEGYLLSLSAKDMEPVLGALSATGRLWICEATIDGLIDQEEKAVHTYLRRMAGLLQLIATEEGKADLQKFLKTFK
- a CDS encoding Crp/Fnr family transcriptional regulator, with product MFEIFKAYVLRHAAVSDDEFALLESVARVKKLRKRQYLLQEGDVCKYHCFITKGLMRTYSVDNKGNEHITRFAKEEWWISDRESLLTETSSRFNIDAIEDSEMLLWNKADMDMLMEKLPVFSKMINDILNKSFITSQNRIHEAISSTAEEKYQNFVRRYPDFALRAPQGMIASYLGIKPETLSRLRNKR
- a CDS encoding SDR family NAD(P)-dependent oxidoreductase, whose amino-acid sequence is MSRKLENKVAVITGATSGMALATAKLFVAQGAYVYITGRRQEQLDAAVADIGSNVTGVQGDTGNLADLDRLFETVKQAHGRIDVLYASAGIGHWNEPVATISPEEYDRVFDVNVKGTLFTVQKALPLLNDGASIIMTGSIASMKGLPGMGVYSASKAALRSFARTWTLELQPRKIRVNVISPGSIDTATFDGVPQETRDIFTSKIPMGRFGESEEIASTALFLASADSSYITGIELFVDGGLAQI
- a CDS encoding FecR family protein, with protein sequence MTENEYLALCEKYLNGHCTPGEEARLQQYQNEFGMAEEQWSDSDMGDQEHMKRLLYSRLQQSMKVRPKPDVRKLTWKYAAAASVLIFLCVGIYISNRSSGSRNPSEKKSTVFKNDIRPGSNKAVLTLADGSHIVLDNAKKGVLTRQGGTAVTKSANGLIVYNFNKTVTQPQAANHLNTITIPRGGKYQIVLPDGTNVWLNSSSTLTFPTSFAGAERDVQLTGEAYFEVAKKKRMPFKVMLNNNTEVKVLGTHFNIMAYDDEPEVRTTLLEGSVKLTNKQGNVLLAPGQQGVIERKDNAAFRVRDVNTAQDIAWKNGSFMFVNDDIRSIMKRVSRWYNVDIEYTSNITDRTFTGTISQFENITEVLKLLQLTGAVHFKIEERRILVMQ
- a CDS encoding RNA polymerase sigma factor, with protein sequence MLKNNLTDSELLEAIIINDEKAFNQLFERHWSKVYTMAFRYVKDQETCLEITHDVFLNIWKKRHELHIKSFKSYVITAASYHGIRKKQILKAIPINYVENYEYTEDNADLSNPHVAVNFGETALYKSELDLEVDHLLNDLPKRCREIYTMSRKENLSIAEIADRLQISRRTVENQLSNALKHLRNGLKYILLVIIFRFLQ
- a CDS encoding cupin domain-containing protein → MSSFVFSFDSVKNIKIMQIAKDRIELPLAVHYKPDDYIIFQRYFTDDQGRPVVAVEGKTPPKGGPPEHVHIKQDEYLRVISGTMGIKEPGKPERFITAGETVLWEAGVTHKFWNAGEDTLHYDGWVTPVDSFVFLLSEIHKAVYAGNYKPSMFDIAFLMRRYRSEFRMTEIPGFIQATYFPLLVSLGKWLGKYRKYENAPESVH